TCCTTGGAAAAGCCGGATATTACAAACAGGACAGGCCAAATTACTCCAGATTTTGGGAACTCAAATGGTGGCCAAAAGATGTATCCTTCAATGAAACCTTTGAGCGCTTAATAAAGGAAAAACCAAGATTTAAAGCCACCATGGTCGCACTTGGCGGAAACATGGTCATCTCAAAGGAAGTGATGCAAAGCGTCTGTTTTGACCCGTACGTGAATCGTGGGGAAGACATGGACTATGTCTTCAATGCCCGAATGTTTGGATACAGGTTCTATTTTGACCCTGAATTGTTTGTAGAACACTATCCACCTGAAAAGAAAACCCCTGACTGGAAAAAGGCACGGGAGGATATCTACCGCTTTTTGTATCTGCGTGAGAAATATAGAAGTCATTTGCAGAGTGAAATGGTTCAAAAGATCGCTTTTGAAGAATTCTTGCCCTACCCGGGGATCTTCATGCAGGGTGATCTTGAAGACCGAATAATAGAACATTCCAGAATGATGGCAATGAAATATCTTTCTGAAGGCGATAAAGAAGGTTTTGATAACTGTATGGAGAATGCAAAAATCCCATTCCTGTACAAGAGAAATACGAATATAATCGGTGATTTCTTACAAACAACGGTCTCATGGAGAAAAATCACACAAAATATTTGAGGTGAGGACTTTGCGGGTACTAATGTTGCACTCTGTCCCTTTATATGGCTCAGGCAGCGGAACTTATGTTAGAAAGCTCGCGGAGGAATTCAGCAAAAGCCATGAGGTTTGTGTGATATACCCCGGACCTCCAGCTTACGAGAAGTATATTACCCATAATATTGAAATAAAGCCGGTTCCTGTATTCACATCACATCCCACAGAACCTTCACGCAGTTTTGTGGAGTACGATAATCACGAGATAATTCAGATAATTTCCCTTTATTTGAGTGAACTATCAAAGCTGCTCGAAAAATTTCAACCTGATATCATTCATGTACAGCACCTGGGGATCTGGTGCCCAATAGCGTCAATGCTCAAAAGCTTATTAAATGTACCAGTAGTTGTCACAGCTCATGGAACCGGGCTGTTTGTCATAGAAAGGGACAGCAGATTTGAAAGTATGATCAGAAAATGCTGTGCGGATATTGATGAGGTTATAGCGGTTAGCGACAGTTTGAGGGACAAAGTGGTAAAAACCTTTCCTTCACTTAAAGAAAAGAGCGCTACCATACCTGGTGGTGTTGACTTATCAAAGTATTCAAAGCCTTCAATGTCGAAAGAAGAGTGGAGATCCACATACAACTTAAAGGACAAAGTGATTCTTTACGTTGGGCGCCTCATCGAGGAAAAAGGCGTACAGCATTTGATAAATGTCGCATCCGCTTTTCCAGACGCGATAGTGGTGATTAGCGGCTCTGGGGGTTATGAAAATGCATTGAAAGAAATGGCTATCGGTAAGGAAAATGTACTGCTTCTTCCGCACCTCAAAGATAAAATAGTTGATTTCTTTATTCATAGCGATGTATTATGTGTACCTTCAATATGGGAAGAAGCACTTGGGCTCGTGATATTGGAGGCCATGGCAGCTGGTACTCCGGTGGTGGCATCAAATATTGGCGGTATCCCGACTGCTGTTAAGGATGGAGAAACCGGGCTGCTCTTTGAACCGGGAGACGAGCAGGATATGAAAAGCAAGATAAAAAGGATACTAGAAAATCCTGCGTTGTCAGAGATGCTCTCAAAAAATGCACTGAAGATGGTTGAGGAAAAATTCTCCTGGGAGACAATTGCCGGAGATGTTCTGAAAATCTACGAAAAACTCATCTAAAACCCTGTTAGAACAAGGTGAACAAGCTCTCAGACTTGTTCACCTTGCTATTTTTAGTATGCTTTACTGCCCAGCGAACACTCTAATTGGTGTTGAAATTGACACCATTCTTCCTTTTCGCTGAAATACCACTTCCACATAAGTTGCCGTATATCCCTTGATAACAAGTGTAGTAGTTGTTTTCTCAGCGCTTTCAAGGATTTTGTAATCGAATCTGGCATTTCTAAAATCCTTTATTGGTGAACTGGCTGAAAATAACCTTACCTCGGATATATTCCATTTACCGGCGTTGATAGAAATACCAACCTGAACCTCTGTTTCCGACGTAGTTGTAGAATACTCCGCTGAAACTTTGGGCAATGATACTCCCTCGTCGAGGTTGGCGAAAAGTGCACCTATTGCCTGCACTGTTCTGGGAGTTTCAGCACCATGCCCTGCGTTTGGAGCGTAAACCATTCCCTTTTCACCTGAAAGCCCATCGAAATATAGCGTTGCGGCATCAGCAGGCCAATAGGGGTCATTCGTCCCGACGATAATGAGTTTCGGGATATTTAACTTTTCTCTATAAGAATAGGGGTCAATGTATTGCAAGAGGTCAATTCTTTTTGGGTCGTCCAAATCATTCAGTATGCCTGTTTCAACATATTCTCCTATGGACTTGCTATAATCTCCCCAAAATTCAAGCTGATGCCTCATCTGTTCCCTGATGTTTAAATTGTCAAAAGCAATTGGCGCGATGGCTTTAACCCGGCTATCGCAGGCTGCAGTGAGCCACGTTGTCCAGCCTCTTTTAGAAGCTCCGGACAATATGAAGCCCTCTATTTCAAAACCATCTTTCCTTGCATAGTCTATGAGCATATTCATTGCAGTGATTGTGCTTCTCACCATCGGCAAAAGCAGCGGCCATTCATAGTCACCGGTTTCCAGAAACCTCACAAAGGTATAGGCTATGAGCCAATCTTCCCTATAACCGTTGAAGAGAGGCTGGTTTGGAATATCAAACAGTATTGCTACGTAAGCTCCATTTTGAGTTGCCAGCGTGTTGAAGACCTGAAGAAGCTCAGCATCAATCTTGTAATCACCAGTTATGAAGATTAGGGCGTTTTTTGACCTGGGATTCGCGGGCTTTATTATGAGAAGATGGTTCTTCCAGTCAATTCCTTTCCATTTGAAAGGCTTAAAAGAAAAAACACCAAAACCTGAAGATCCCGTTCCCAACGGAATAACTACCTCAAAGCCTGCCTCCTCCATTGTTTTTGGAAGTTCCTCGAGCGCTAAGTAATCCATCATGCTAACCCCTATTACTGTTGAAAAGCTAAATAGAGCCAGAAAAAATGAACAAAGAGATTTGCTCATAACTATCCCCCCTCAAAGATTTATACATCGAAAAAAATCCAAAAGTCAATAGTATTGGCCTTAATCGATAAAAGTACTAAAGTTTTAAGGAATTGATATGGTGTATCCAATTAGTATGTAATACACTTACACGCGAGATAAATTATAGACTATCTGGATTCTGGTAATAAAAGGCATAAGGGATATTGATACAGAAAATCCAGCATATAGCAAATAATTCACAGATTCTCATCTTAGATTTGCTGCGATGATCAAAAAATCAAGATCTTCCCATTGAAGGAATCGAAAAAGAAATTGGTAAAATCGATTACGAATAAATACAACTGGAGGTCAAACCACGGTACGAAAGAAAACGAATTCAGGGGTCTGTCTTGGTTTTGAAGAAAAATTTGGCAGGCGGAGCTCATCTGCCGTGATTGGACAGGGGAATAATTCTTTTTTTCAAGATATGGGGGTGTTTTATGCCGGAACCGGTCGTTGATTTTAGCCCGTTATTCTATATGATTTTCGTTTTTTTAATTCCCGTTTTTATCTTTGGGGGAATTAGGATTTTAATAGCAGTAATCAAAAGAAACAAACTTAAAAAAGCGGGTTTACCAGAAATAGACAAAATGAGCGGCGAAGAATTCGAGATTTATCTTGAACAGCATTTTAGAAAACTTGGTTATCACGTTCATAGGACAAAATATATTGGCGATTATGGAGCCGATCTCATTATTGAGAAAGATGATATTAGAACCGCCGTACAAGCAAAGAGATATAACAGAAGTGTGGGTATTAAAGCTGTCCAAGAAGTAGTGGCTTCAATGAAGTTCTATGAGTGTTCACGGGCTATTGTAGTGACCAACAGTAGATTCACTGAAGCCGCTCAAACCCTCGCCAGAAAAAATAATGTCGAACTGTGGGATAGGAACAAGCTCGCAAAATCAATTTTGAATTCAAAAGACGCCGGCACACAAGCTTTGACTTCGAATCGAGTTAAAGAGGTTGGGGTTTCTATAAAATCGGTTTCAAAATCAAGAAAACCTGAAAAACAAAAAGTTCAGGAAAAATCTTCATCATCTACAGAAAAATCCCTTCCTGATAACCCTGTATGTTACAAATGCGGCAAACCGGTTACTGAGAAAACCAGAGATTACTGCCTTCAACACCGAGAAATGTTCTTTGGAAGAATTTATTGCTACGAACATCAGAAACCCTTCAAGCAGGCTTTTAAGGATAAAATGAAGGTTTTCACTGAGAAGAAAGATCGACGGTAGACGATAATGGAAGACACTAATTATTAGAAGCAAAAAGACAAACTCCCGATGCTGTGAGCAAACAGGTTGTTTGAATTTCGTTCAGTGGCTTTTGTACCCTCTAAGAAGCTCCATAATGATAGAATCTTTATAAGAGTACCTCAGGAAGTGGCTGTATCAAAAAACAGCTTGTTTAAGACTCGGAAGTTTCATGGAAGAGGTGTTAGTTGTGAATTACGTGAAGGAACCCGTTCAAAGAAGAATAAAGGCTCACAGAAGTTCCGTCGAGGGAATTGCTGTGGACAACAAGAGTAATCTCTTTTTCACCTGTTCCTATGACCACACTATCAAGATGTGGGATTTTGAAGGCAATTTACTGAAGAGCGTTGAATTCAATGCTGAAAATGGCGAACCCGCTATTGTTACGGCTCTCGGAATATGCCCGAAGGGAGAATTTCTCGTAGCTGGTTCGAACGCCGAGATAGTTGTGTATTCGTTACCTGAACTGCAGCTGGTTGTGAGAAAAAACTTCAGGAATGTAGAGGCAACGGCGTCAGTGCCCGCCATTGTGGCAGAAGTTTCTTCGATAGCCATTTCTCCAGATTCCACAAAGCTCGTTGTGGGTATCGATAACGGCACGATCAAAGTTTTTGAATTCCCGGAGCTCAAGTACATGAACACCTTTCACCAGCAGACCTTCGGCCTTGGGGTTTTCTTGACCTTCTGGGACTCCACGACTTTCTTTTCCGCCGCAGAGTCCGTTAACCGGTGGAATATCAATAACTTGGATTCGGTCAGGCCTGAATTTCTGGAACTTCCCTACGATTTCAAGGCCCGGGATATAACAGTAGATCGCACAAAAGAACTTTTGTATGTGGCGGGTAGTGGTGAAAGAGAGAATATAAAGATATACTCGTTGATGGATTTGAAGTTTCAGTACGCGCTTCCAGAATCTCAGAGCGTAACAACCGTTAGGGTATCTCGTGAGGGGATAATGGTTGCCGGAACCAAAGACCGTGACTTGGGAGACAGCGTGAAACTCTGGGATCCCGAAAAAAAAGAGCTTCTAAGAACGTTGAATTGCCCACTGCCAAATCTGAATTCTCTGGAAATCACATCAGAGGGCAATTTGTTGATTTCCACCCACGAAAACGGCTCGATCATATTGTGGAATTTCTGAATTCATTTCACTCCGACAAGGCCGACAGGACCGTCAATTTCTGGACAGCTCCGACAGCTATTATATTGCAGATTTTCGAAACCGCTGATTTATTCCTTCGATATGCTTTCCAAAACCTGGCAGAAAGTTTTGGGTTTATGGTAATATTGGCTAATACTCTTTTTGGGTGGAATGATTATGTTTCCATTATTTCCCTTTTTAGCATATGTTTTTACCATGACCTTTACCCCTGGGCCAAACAATATTATGTCCATGGCTAATGCTAACCGATTTGGGTATAGAAAAACATTGAACTTTCTACTTGGTGTAGTAAGTGGTTTTTTCACGATATTGCTCTTGAGCGGTTTGTTCAATTTGGCGCTGGAGAATATCATGCCTGGGATCCAGCTCTTTATGAATATCTTTGGTGGACTCTATATTGGATATCTGGGAATAAGCGTCATAATAGACCGGGGACATAGGACGGGTGCACAAAAGCACCTCAACAACTACCTTGTGGGGTTTAGCATGCAATTTGCAAACCCAAAGGGAATTCTATTTGGAATTACCATTATGGCAAATTTTATTATTCCCTACTACAAATCCTCTATCTCTTTGATTCTTTTTTCAGCCTTTCTCACCTTTGTGGCTTTTATTTCAGTTTCTTGCTGGGCACTCTTTGGTGTGCTTTTCCAGCGCTTCCTATCTCGTTACGGGAAGGCCATCAACATCACTCTTGGTTTGCTTCTAATCTATAGCGCAGTCTCCATTTCGGGGATCATGAAATTCATAAAGCTCTAATATCAGGGAAGTATTATTTCCCCCGCAATTTTAGATAGTTTCTGTATCTTCTTTCTTCCAGCAATCCGGATTCAACGGCTTCTTTCACGGCACATCCGGGTTCATTTATGTGTCTGCAGTCTCTGAACTTGCATCGTTTAGCGAGTTCGGTAATATCGGGGAAGGCGTTCCTAATACCTGTTCCATCATCGATTACTCCGAACTCTCTCATTCCAGGTACATCGATTATTCTTCCGCCGAAGGGCAATTCGTAAACTTGAGATGACGTCGTGGTATGCCTGCCCTTGTAATGGCTGGTACTCACTGTATTGGTTCTTGCCTTCTCCTCTTCAAACACCGCATTGACGAGAGAAGATTTTCCAACTCCGGAACTTCCGGCAAAAACAGAGTTCTTGCCTTTCAGCAGGGATTTCAGCTCTTCTATCCCTTCTCTCACCACGACACTGGTGAGCAGCACCGTGTAACCAATGTTCCGGTATTCTTTAACATCTTCCTGGATTTCTGGTGGATCTATAAGATCGATTTTGTTGAAGCAGATGACGGATTCGATTCCACCGTATTTTGCCGATATCGTATATCTCTCAATGAGATTTTTGTTATAACGCGGATCTTTAACCGCGAAAACAAGTATTGCCTGATCAATGTTTGCGGCTACAACCTGTTCCAGATGGACACCTTTTTTACCGGCGCCCTTCCTGATCAATTTACTTCTCCGCTCTTCTATTGTGGTTATCACTCCCCTGCCCCCCATGACGGGTTGAAATTCCACATAGTCACCTACCACGACCAGTGTCTTGGTTGTCCGGCTCTGCTTGAAGAGCCTACCTCTGAGGGTACAGCTAATGTCTTCGGCGCCGTTTACCGGCCTTACTTTGTACAGTCCTTTCTGGATGTTTACTACAATTCCCTTCAATTCTCTCTACCTCCAAAAAAAGCACCACGGCTTCAGCCGTGGTTGCACGTTTTTTACAAACAAAAAAGGCCACAGCTTCAACACAGCGTGGCCCTCAGTTTATCAGTCTGGGAAATATTTAGCTTATACTCATTGGGAGGGTTGCACTGTGCCGGATTAAACTTCTGAACTTGTTCTGAAATATGAATTCTTTTCTCTTCGTCATCCGACATCACCTCCCGGGGAACAATTTCTTGCCTTTCTCATTATACACACAATCTGTTCAAGAACAAAACAAGTATATTGTTATTCCGGATTGTTCACAGCATTCTCAATAGCCTTCAATATAATCTTACTGCTGTATGTCGCACCGCTTATTGTATCAACCATAACGCTCTGTTCATCGATGACAGCTTCTACAATATCCTCTGCTTTCTTGCCTTTTCCCGTTATGTGCTCCACAATTTCGATATTATCTATCTTTCCGTTACTAACGCTCACCCGAACCTTGGCGCTGATCAGGCCCAGAGAATAGCTTCCATAATAATCGCCATCTTCGAGTTTGGAAAGCTCCAGTTCAGAGAATTCAATAGCCGCTGCTTCTTTTCTTACACGGCTGATTTCTAAAAACATTTTGGATGCAACAAATATTCCAAAAAGTACGAATGTAACGATGAATACAATTACGACACGTTTTACAAGTTTTTTCATTCACTATCCCTCGCTTCCGGTATCAGGTACTCGATATTCAATCTCAACTCATCGAGTAACTCCTCTTTTGTGTTGTTTGAAGTACTATAATAATAAGAATAGAGCATGCCAAAAAGCATCGAAGTGATAATTCTTTCAAGCTTAACTGCCGTTTCAGACTCGTATCCATGCTCTAAAGATAATCTCTGGAAGAGTTCTATCCGAAGTCTATACATTTCTTTAAAGTTCGGGATAATGTCAGCGTCATCTATTACTACAAGGTTCTCGTTCATGAATATGATTTTAAACAGATCAGGCTTCTCAAGAAAGAATCGAGCAAATTCGATGTATAGAACTTTTATCTTTCTGGCTGCTGGCAAATCCAGTGAAGACTTCTCCCGTAGCCATTCCATTGCTTCAGCCGCGTAACTATCCATAACAGCACTTAGCAAGCCATCCATACTGCCAAAGTAGTTGTAGATGGTAGCAGGAGCATAGCCCGCCTGCTCAGCGACTTTTCTAACACTGAGCGCCTTTACACCGTAGTAGTCGATGATTTCTTTTGCTGCTCTTATAAAATATTCTCGCCTCTTTTTTATGCGCTTTTCTTTCTCGGACATATCAACCTTCCATTTCGAAATCTTTCGCAAATTTCTCTATATTTTCCTCCCTTACGAAGGGAAGCTCTCTTCCTTCAGATATCTTCTGTACCACCTTCCTGGTGAGGAATCCCATCTTTTTGAAGTTGAATTCCCCTCCAAAATATCCTTTCACATAGCAGCTGTCCAGAAAGTCTTTACTGAAATTGTTTGAAAGAAACTCCTCAAACCTATCAGGTGTTTCTCCCATGCAGAGGAACACCCCCAGCCTTTTCTTTTTCAATAGTTCTAAATTTTTCTCGACGAAATTCCTCACTTTTCTTGGTGCTTTACTCACGCGTATGTAGCTTCCCAGAATCACGCCATCAAATTTGCTCAGATCTACCCTGCCCGCATTTGCAAGATTAACCACGGAGCTCTCTGAGCCCAGGCATTCAGAAAGAATTCTGGCGCATTTTTCGGTGGTACCAGTCTTGCTGCTGTAAAGTATTAAGACCTTCATAACAATCCTCCTCGAGACTATAATGTGAACAGCGTTCAATTTATGAACGTAGTTTACCAAAAACGTTGGGATCTGTCAATAACATTGATAAAATCTTTTCGATGATTGGCACTCTAAAGTTCTTTACTCGGGACACAAACAAATGTGGGCTTATTTGATTGGCTCCAATTGAAAAAGATAGCGGAACGATGAGGTTAGAAGATATGTTTCATATAACGTCAGAAGGCATTACAGATAAAAATGTTATAATCAAACATTGATGAACTGAAGGGATTACGATGAACTGGATGCACTTTGAACCCGTTCTTATACTCGAGTTGATCAAAGATAAGGAAAATCGATTGAAGATAAAATCAGGGCAATCATGGGCTCATCCTTATCGGGCAAGTTTCCACCGATGGATTAGAACTAAGTGCGGGCTCTGCAAAGGATATCGCAAATCGCATCTCAAATGTGAAAGATTTATCGATGATGGACAGGCTTAAAGAGTTTAGAGAGGAAATCGGAATGACTTTGGTGGTTATCTCGAGGAGGATTTAAGGAATATCGCGTGAACTGAACTGTCTTAAATTATGCTTGGATTCATAAATTGTATCAATATTGTATCAATGAGTTGGAGGTGGTCAGATGATAATAGGGGCAGTTATTCTGGTGGTTATACTCATACTCGCATTCTGGTTTATAGGTATCTATAACGGTTTGATCCGGTTGAAGAAGAGAGTGCAAAACGCCTGGGCGCAAATTGATGTCCAGCTCAAGAGAAGACATGACCTCATTCCGAATTTAGTCAATGCCGTTAAAGGCTATATGAAGTTCGAACGTGAGACCCTTGAAAAGGTCATGGAGGCGCGTGCGAGAGCCATTTCAGCTCAGGGAGTGGGTGACAAAATCAAGGCCGAGAGGGAACTTGGCGGTTTCCTTGGCAGATTACTCGCTATCGTGGAGAACTATCCCGAATTGAAAGCAAATGAGAATGTCAAACAGCTAATGGAAGAACTCACGACCACAGAAAACAAGATATCCTATGCTCGGCAATTTTACAATGATACAGTAACGAGATTCAATACCAAGATAGAGATTTTCCCTGACAACATAGTGGCAAACATGTATTCTTCAAAGTTCCAATCTTTTCCGCTCTTCGAAATCGAAGATAAAGCGGAAAGGGAAGTGCCTAAAGTAGACTTAAATCTTGAAGGATGAAAACAATGGTTTTTTCAGTGGATTTTTATGCCGAAGAGAGAAAGAACGTCAGGAAGACGGTTTTGCTGGTTACACTGTTCTATTTGATGATGGCCGCTTTCGGTCTGATAATCGATCTCTCGTTTGGCCTTTTCCCGATTTTTTCTACTGTCTTTTTGGCAGTTGCTACGATTCAGTTTCTTGTTTCGATATTTTCTGGCAAGGCTATGGTGCTGAAGTCCGTGGGTGCAAGGCCTTACAATCCAGCTGACTACGAAGAAAAGCAGCTGAAGAATATCGTTGATGAACTGACTATTGCGGCCGGTCTCTCAGAACCTCCTGCGCTATATGTGATAGAAAATGATGAAGTGATAAATGCTTTTGCAACGGGTTTTAAACGCGAGGATGCTGTTATTTGTGTTACCACCGGTCTTCTAAAGAGTCTCGACAGAGAGGAGACTTCTGGAGTTATAGGCCACGAACTGAGCCACATTATAAATAGAGATATTCTTATCATGACCATGATTTCCGCCCTTATTGGTGCAGTCGTCATAATACAGGTCTTCGCTTTAAGGGCGCTGTTCAGTTACCTCAGATTCGGAGGCTTTGCGCGGAGCAGGCGGCGGAGTAAAAAGGGTGACAATTCTACACTGGCAATTCTCGCTTTTCTCGCCGCAGTTGCAGGGCTTGCGACACTGTTTTCTTTCGTCGGGAAGCTCTCACTATTCGCTGTATCGCGTGCGAGAGAATACTTCGCGGATGCACGTGCTGTGGAACTGACGAGAAACCCGGTAGGCCTTGCGGGTGCATTAAGAAAGATCGCCTTGAAGTCGAAAAAGCTAAAAACTGCGAGCACTGCAACAGCGCATCTCTTTATAACAGATCCGCTGAAGAGGAAGGTGAATGAAAAGGTCACCGCCTTTGCATCGCTTTTCAGCACACATCCGCCCATTTATATGAGAATCGCTGTGCTCGAAAACAGACCACCAGAAGAGGTCAAGGAAGAACTGAGGATACAATAAAAAAAGCCGGGCGATCGCCCGGCTTAATTCATTCTGACAGCACGCTTTCGATTTCTTTCATCACGTCCTCGGTAAGCTTTTCCTTCACCTCGAGAGCCTTCAGGTTCTCTTCGAGCTGTTCGATGTTACTTACACCAAGGATAACGCTACTAACGTTCGGGTTCTTCAGACACCATGCCAGTGCCAGCTGGGACTGTTTAACACTAAGTTCTTGCGCAATCTTTCCAATTTTTCGCACTTTTCTAAAGGTCTCATCGCTGAGTAGTCCCCGTTCTTCGAAATGTTTTCTTAAACCCGGGAAGCGGGCCAGTCTACTGTTTTCAGGTATTCCATCATTGTACTTCCCTGTAAGGATTCCGGAAGCGAGAGGGCTGAAAGTAGTCAATCCCATTCCATACTTTTCATATATCGGCTGATATTCCTTTTCCACCCTTTCCCTCGCGAGCATGTTATATAGAGGTTGTTCAACAATGGGTGGGATGCAGTTCAGCTCTTTGCAAGCTTTATGAGCTGCTTCGAGTTCATCAGCGCTCCATTCCGATGTCCCCCAGTAAAGAGCGAGCCCGTTCCTTACGATGTAGTCCATGGCGAACACTGTCTCTTCAATGGGAGTTTCTGGATCAGGTCTATGACAATAGATAATGTCCACGTAATCAAGCTGAAGTCTTTTCAAAGAATTCCAGGTACCTTCGAGAAGGTGTTTCCTTGAAAGACCTTTATCATTTGGGCCCTCGCCGCCCCAAAAGATCTTTGTGGAAACGACGATATCCGATCTGCGGAATTCTTTGAGAACCTGTCCCATGATAAATTCCGCCATTCCGTTGGCGTACGCTTCCGCCGTATCAAAAAAGTTAACCCCTTGCTTAAAGGCTTCTTTCATAGCGGCTTTCGCATTTTCAACATCGAGCTGATTTCCGAATGTCAACCAGGAACCGAGAGAGAGCTCACTTATCCTCAGTCCCCATTTTCCTACTTTACGGTACTCCATCCTTCTCCCCCTTTATGTGTGTCTTCTGAACATACTGGTTCTATCTGAATCGTGTGTCATCTGGATATATCTGTGCTTTGCTGACTCTGCCATTTTCGCTATTATATTTTTGAGGTCGCTAGACTCGAAAAGCCCTTCTAGTTTGTCTAATAGAGGTTTTTCAAACCTAAAAGCTACTTCAGCCTCAGGATCAAAGACTATGTATTCGACGGCTTTGTTGGAAACCTCTACTTCCGCTTGTTTTAGTAACATAAGGGTGTAGTCGATAAAGATGTCTCCAACTTCCGATGTAGACTTTGCTTCAGCAAGCCTTTCGCGGTACTCATGTTCGATTGTGCGGAACTGCTTCATGAAGGAATCTTGCTTTTCCATGAGTTTCACCCCTTTCTTAAAGTCTCCCCATTTGAAGAGAGGCGAAGGAAGCAGAGACAATCACAGCTGTCTCCACACGGAGTATCCTCTTTCCCAGAGAAACCGGAAGGCAGAATTGGTGTAATTTTTTGAGCTCATTTTCAGCAAAACCACCTTCTGGTCCAACCAAAATCCTGACATTTTTGCTTGAAGCGATAGAATCGCTTAAACTCTGAAGTGGACTTCCAGTGAAGTCTAACAGCAAGTTTAGTGAGTTACTATGATCTATTTGATCAATAGAATCTATTATACACAGTTCCGGTAGATACGTGTTCAGACATTGTTTTGACGCTTCGCGCATAACAGAGTAAAACTTGTCAAGCCTGTTGGGTAAGATTTTTGCAACGCTGTATCGACTGTTGAATATTTCGATCCTGTCCACTCCGAGTTCCACGGCCTTTTCGATTATCAGACGTATCCGGGGCCATTTTGTGGAAGCAACAAATATTATCAGGCTCTTACCATCGTGATATTCATGTTTTCTAGAAAGGAGATTTCCTGTTGCTCCTGTCTTGCTTATGGTTT
This genomic interval from Kosmotoga pacifica contains the following:
- a CDS encoding LemA family protein, which produces MIIGAVILVVILILAFWFIGIYNGLIRLKKRVQNAWAQIDVQLKRRHDLIPNLVNAVKGYMKFERETLEKVMEARARAISAQGVGDKIKAERELGGFLGRLLAIVENYPELKANENVKQLMEELTTTENKISYARQFYNDTVTRFNTKIEIFPDNIVANMYSSKFQSFPLFEIEDKAEREVPKVDLNLEG
- a CDS encoding M48 family metallopeptidase; the protein is MKTMVFSVDFYAEERKNVRKTVLLVTLFYLMMAAFGLIIDLSFGLFPIFSTVFLAVATIQFLVSIFSGKAMVLKSVGARPYNPADYEEKQLKNIVDELTIAAGLSEPPALYVIENDEVINAFATGFKREDAVICVTTGLLKSLDREETSGVIGHELSHIINRDILIMTMISALIGAVVIIQVFALRALFSYLRFGGFARSRRRSKKGDNSTLAILAFLAAVAGLATLFSFVGKLSLFAVSRAREYFADARAVELTRNPVGLAGALRKIALKSKKLKTASTATAHLFITDPLKRKVNEKVTAFASLFSTHPPIYMRIAVLENRPPEEVKEELRIQ
- a CDS encoding potassium channel beta subunit family protein, which encodes MEYRKVGKWGLRISELSLGSWLTFGNQLDVENAKAAMKEAFKQGVNFFDTAEAYANGMAEFIMGQVLKEFRRSDIVVSTKIFWGGEGPNDKGLSRKHLLEGTWNSLKRLQLDYVDIIYCHRPDPETPIEETVFAMDYIVRNGLALYWGTSEWSADELEAAHKACKELNCIPPIVEQPLYNMLARERVEKEYQPIYEKYGMGLTTFSPLASGILTGKYNDGIPENSRLARFPGLRKHFEERGLLSDETFRKVRKIGKIAQELSVKQSQLALAWCLKNPNVSSVILGVSNIEQLEENLKALEVKEKLTEDVMKEIESVLSE
- a CDS encoding RsmE family RNA methyltransferase translates to MPHAFWIDSVENENKKVYLSPSEANHLKVMRVKLGEILTGLDGKGNIYRFQLETISKTGATGNLLSRKHEYHDGKSLIIFVASTKWPRIRLIIEKAVELGVDRIEIFNSRYSVAKILPNRLDKFYSVMREASKQCLNTYLPELCIIDSIDQIDHSNSLNLLLDFTGSPLQSLSDSIASSKNVRILVGPEGGFAENELKKLHQFCLPVSLGKRILRVETAVIVSASFASLQMGRL